TTGGTGGGGCTTATCGGGCTTACACTTGTGCTGATATTGGCTGTTCGCATGCCTTGGGTCAGACGACTGTTGAAACGATTCGGATTCCGTATCAGTCGTTCGCGAAGACATATGTTGTTCCAAGTGTACCGCGATGTACGTTCGGCTGTTCGATTATTGCGTTCGGCACCCAAGATGGTATTTGTGATATTCATGGAATCGGGTATCAGCTTGTTGGCGCTCTATGGTGTCGTGCCTGCACTCTTCTTGGGGATGAATGTTGATTTTGACCTGGGAAGTGTCATCGGTCGTATGGTTCTCTTAAACTTGCTGCTCTACTTTGCGCCGACACCGGGCGGGTCTGGTATTGCGGAAGGCGGGTTCGTACTTCTCTTTAATGAATTCTTGCCGAGCGGTATGGTCGGTATCGTGGCTGTTGCGTGGCGTTTCATTGTAGAATATGTTCCGTTTTTCGTTGGTTTTTATTTCACGATAAAAGCGTTTGGCGAAGACTTCATGAGTGCGAAACAAAAAGCGGCAGAAGCGAAGAAAAAAAGTTCGTGATCGTAACGAAAGAAGATATATAGTCGGTATTGCTATGCCATCATCATTCTCCTGCCAATCGGCAGGAGAATCGATATCTATGTGGGAATTTGGTATAAGGGATATAAGTAAAAGGCGAAGGTGATTTCGATGGGAAAGATCGTTTTGGTGACAGGTGGTTCGCGTAGTGGTAAGAGTACATTCGCCGAAAAATATGCTGCTAAATATGGTGAGCGTGTTGCTTACATAGCGACGGCACAGATCTATGATAAAGAAATGAGGTATCGAGTCGATCTTCATCAACAGAGAAGACCGTCTTCGTGGAAAACGTATGAAGCTCCATATGAGGCAGAGAGAGCGATCGGCGATGCATCGAAAGAGCATGATATGATATTGTTTGACTGCGTTACGCTTTATATTACGAATACACTGTTGAAAGACTATCGAGAAGAGAAACTCGCACATCATTATGAAATCGTGACGACCGCGATCGAGCGATTGATCATAAGTGCGAAAGAATCGGATAGTATCGTAATATTTGTCACGAATGAAGTCGGTTCGGGAATCGTGCCGGGCGATGCTCTGTCCAGAGAATATCGTGATCTGGCGGGACTTGCGAATCAGCTCATAGCGTCTGCTGCCGACGAGGTATATCTGGTAACTTGCGGTTTGGCAACAGAGATAAAACGAAATGCAATTATCTTATAAGATTGAGGTTTCTAAATGGAAAAATATATGATCGTGTTGGCAGTGCTCGCCGATCTCATCATTGGTAAAAAGCGTACTAAGGAGTATTCTGCGATGATGACCACCGGTATCGCTGCTGCATTGGGAATAAAACTTTGGGACGAGAGCGAAGAGCCGTCCAAACAACGCAAAAAGGGTGTCGTTCTTGTTTGTGCAACGATCATGCTTTCTTACATATCAGCGATCGTGTTGGCGATCGCGCTGATGATGTTGGGCCCATGGGGATATTTCTTAGGTAGTGTTCTGATCGTGGCGTTTTTGATCATACCGCGTAGTTTATCCGAGGCGGCTTATGAGATCAGAGAAGCACTTTCTGAAGGTAATATCGTTCAGGCGCGCAGATGTACGTTTGAAATCGTCGATTGCGATACAGATATGATGGGACGCGAAGAGTTGGCACGTGCTGTGATCGGTGCAGTTGCTGAGAAATTGGT
Above is a window of Selenomonadales bacterium DNA encoding:
- a CDS encoding flippase-like domain-containing protein, translated to MTKFYKRLFGLLFFVVLISVGVIYFTVDINTVRNLTMFQPWAIGLAFVSLAIGLLFDGLRLVHMVGISHGKISLKQTMPVVFGNYFLALITPGATGGALAQLLFLRRAGVATGMATVFVVVRTLMSIVFLLCCLPIIFYHDTALLTQLSGQTIVSALVGLIGLTLVLILAVRMPWVRRLLKRFGFRISRSRRHMLFQVYRDVRSAVRLLRSAPKMVFVIFMESGISLLALYGVVPALFLGMNVDFDLGSVIGRMVLLNLLLYFAPTPGGSGIAEGGFVLLFNEFLPSGMVGIVAVAWRFIVEYVPFFVGFYFTIKAFGEDFMSAKQKAAEAKKKSS
- the cobU gene encoding bifunctional adenosylcobinamide kinase/adenosylcobinamide-phosphate guanylyltransferase, whose translation is MGKIVLVTGGSRSGKSTFAEKYAAKYGERVAYIATAQIYDKEMRYRVDLHQQRRPSSWKTYEAPYEAERAIGDASKEHDMILFDCVTLYITNTLLKDYREEKLAHHYEIVTTAIERLIISAKESDSIVIFVTNEVGSGIVPGDALSREYRDLAGLANQLIASAADEVYLVTCGLATEIKRNAIIL